One genomic segment of Catalinimonas alkaloidigena includes these proteins:
- a CDS encoding cytochrome c oxidase subunit II, whose protein sequence is MLESFGTLATILFMFLLLTFMSVGAVVFYKKMSHKIDRWFTTIQPYLLLGFLLLFIISVTYSSYHYSGNFLPSPASEEGSMIVPLFNTTFIVTACAFFLTQVLLFFFAFFYRTKQGRKVRFLKGNFKLELFWIIVPAGVFIFLFLWGQILWSRIHEAPQEEVLEIDVMAQQFSWKVRYPGADKILGDSDFRFIDQVNTMGIDITAAESQDDFIPVQMHIPKGRPVRLLLRSKDVIHSFYIPHFRIKMDALPGMPSRVHFTANTTTAEMREKLNDPDFNYEVACAELCGRMHFAMKLILVVDEPEQFEEWYHTQQSWVEKHEQYAIF, encoded by the coding sequence ATGTTAGAAAGTTTCGGAACTCTGGCTACAATTCTTTTCATGTTTTTACTGCTGACCTTTATGAGTGTAGGAGCAGTAGTGTTTTATAAAAAAATGAGCCATAAAATTGATCGTTGGTTTACCACTATTCAACCCTACCTTTTGCTCGGGTTCCTGCTTTTATTTATTATTTCTGTTACTTACTCAAGCTATCATTACTCTGGCAACTTTCTGCCTTCACCAGCCTCTGAGGAGGGAAGCATGATCGTCCCCTTGTTTAATACCACCTTTATTGTGACTGCCTGTGCCTTTTTTTTGACACAGGTACTGTTATTCTTTTTTGCATTCTTTTACAGAACAAAACAGGGTAGAAAAGTAAGGTTTTTAAAAGGGAATTTTAAGCTTGAATTATTCTGGATTATAGTACCGGCAGGTGTTTTTATTTTCCTGTTTTTGTGGGGGCAAATCCTCTGGTCCCGGATACATGAAGCACCCCAGGAAGAGGTGCTTGAAATAGATGTAATGGCCCAGCAGTTCAGCTGGAAAGTAAGATATCCCGGAGCAGATAAAATATTAGGGGATTCTGATTTTCGCTTTATAGATCAGGTAAATACCATGGGTATTGATATTACTGCTGCAGAAAGCCAGGATGATTTTATTCCTGTCCAGATGCACATTCCGAAAGGCAGGCCTGTGAGGCTTTTATTGCGCTCAAAAGATGTGATACATAGCTTTTACATACCGCACTTTAGAATAAAAATGGATGCCTTGCCCGGCATGCCTAGCAGGGTACACTTTACGGCCAACACCACTACTGCTGAGATGAGGGAAAAGCTTAATGATCCGGACTTTAACTATGAAGTAGCCTGTGCTGAACTTTGCGGAAGAATGCATTTTGCGATGAAGTTAATTTTGGTAGTAGATGAACCGGAGCAATTTGAAGAGTGGTATCATACGCAGCAAAGTTGGGTAGAAAAACATGAGCAATACGCTATTTTTTAA
- a CDS encoding manganese catalase family protein gives MFYHDGKLQYPVRVEKPNPIFAKMLQQAIGGIEGEIRVCLQYLFQAWNARGPKKYRDMLLETGTEEMAHIEMLCTAVALNLEGADYALKEKLAGENPVVEAVLGGMNPRHILSSGLGAMAVDSTGTPFSGAYVVGTGNIAADMHANVTAEAGGRALATRLYEVTDDPGMKDMLSFLIARDTMHQNQWLAVLEEMGEVHPIPNSFPQEKEASEFSYAFMSTKKDATEATDPKTRWTTGKSIDGKGKFSFRIAKPHGQEPELGMAKVPEVHAQLQQMDGQ, from the coding sequence ATGTTTTATCATGACGGTAAATTACAGTATCCTGTAAGGGTAGAAAAGCCTAATCCTATCTTTGCCAAAATGCTTCAGCAGGCAATCGGTGGAATAGAGGGCGAGATCCGCGTCTGTTTACAGTATTTATTCCAGGCCTGGAATGCCCGTGGACCTAAGAAGTACCGCGACATGCTGCTGGAAACTGGCACTGAAGAGATGGCGCATATTGAAATGCTCTGCACCGCAGTGGCACTCAATCTTGAAGGTGCTGATTACGCCCTGAAAGAAAAGCTGGCAGGAGAAAACCCTGTGGTAGAGGCGGTACTGGGAGGAATGAACCCCCGTCATATCCTTTCCTCTGGGTTGGGAGCGATGGCGGTGGACAGTACAGGTACACCTTTTAGTGGTGCTTATGTGGTAGGCACCGGCAATATCGCTGCCGATATGCATGCCAATGTAACGGCTGAAGCCGGGGGAAGAGCTTTGGCGACACGTTTGTATGAAGTAACCGATGACCCTGGTATGAAAGACATGCTTTCTTTCCTGATTGCCCGCGATACCATGCACCAGAACCAGTGGCTGGCTGTGTTGGAAGAAATGGGTGAAGTACATCCGATTCCTAACAGCTTCCCCCAGGAAAAAGAAGCTTCAGAATTCAGCTATGCATTTATGTCTACCAAGAAGGATGCAACAGAAGCTACTGACCCTAAAACACGCTGGACCACTGGTAAGTCCATAGATGGTAAAGGAAAATTTTCTTTCCGCATTGCCAAGCCTCATGGGCAGGAACCCGAACTAGGTATGGCTAAAGTCCCTGAAGTACATGCCCAACTCCAGCAAATGGATGGTCAGTAG
- the nrfD gene encoding NrfD/PsrC family molybdoenzyme membrane anchor subunit, with translation MHKASSLRQALLAGNKRKKDVAHDILNGIKDKKKFWMIGFGLSGLLLLAGGYCLYRTWWDGIGMWGENKSINWAWDITNFVWWIGIGHAGTLISAILLLCRAKWRTSINRSAEAMTHCAVSCSSFYILAHLGRPWLFYWVFPIPNTYGDLWVNFNSPLVWDAFAILTYLLVSMLYWYLGLIPDLAQLREMSSGFKKRMYKILSLNWENSTWQWRRYESIMLTIAGLATALVISVHSIVAMDFATSILKGWHSTFFPPYFVIGAILSGFAMVLTLLIPLRKLLNLEDYITVRHIENMNKLVILTSGLIGISYFIEIFKAWYIGKLDGFMMFYRMGGDYATFFYLMLLFNALLPQLLWFKSLRRNLMFSFCLSLLVNIGMWLERFVIIVTTLSRGYLPSSWALFFPSMYDVGVFIFSIGLFFFLFLLFIRYVPVVTMWEVKEMIETPVNNTSREQSKAQEKGVESH, from the coding sequence ATGCATAAAGCATCTTCTTTAAGGCAAGCCCTGCTAGCAGGCAACAAGAGAAAAAAAGATGTTGCCCACGATATCCTGAATGGTATTAAGGATAAAAAGAAATTCTGGATGATTGGGTTTGGGCTTTCCGGACTTTTACTTCTTGCCGGAGGGTACTGTCTGTACCGCACCTGGTGGGATGGCATAGGCATGTGGGGAGAAAACAAATCCATTAACTGGGCATGGGATATTACGAATTTTGTATGGTGGATTGGTATTGGGCATGCTGGCACCCTGATATCTGCCATTCTGTTACTCTGTAGGGCCAAATGGAGGACTTCCATCAACCGCTCTGCTGAAGCCATGACGCACTGCGCCGTAAGCTGTTCCAGTTTTTACATACTTGCCCATCTTGGGCGTCCATGGCTGTTTTACTGGGTATTTCCTATCCCTAATACTTACGGAGATTTATGGGTGAATTTTAATTCTCCCTTGGTTTGGGATGCCTTTGCTATACTCACCTACCTCCTGGTCTCAATGCTATACTGGTACCTTGGCTTAATTCCTGATCTTGCCCAGTTACGTGAGATGAGTAGTGGGTTCAAAAAGAGGATGTATAAGATCCTTAGTTTAAACTGGGAAAATTCTACCTGGCAATGGAGACGCTATGAGTCTATTATGCTTACCATTGCTGGTTTGGCAACTGCACTGGTAATCTCCGTACATAGCATTGTTGCTATGGACTTTGCCACATCCATACTTAAAGGATGGCACTCTACTTTTTTTCCTCCCTACTTCGTCATTGGAGCCATTTTATCAGGTTTTGCTATGGTGCTCACCCTACTGATCCCCCTACGAAAACTTCTTAATCTGGAAGATTATATTACAGTACGACATATTGAAAATATGAACAAGCTGGTGATACTAACTTCAGGTTTAATCGGGATCAGCTACTTCATTGAAATCTTTAAAGCCTGGTACATAGGCAAGCTTGATGGCTTTATGATGTTCTATCGCATGGGCGGTGATTATGCGACATTCTTTTATCTTATGCTCCTTTTTAATGCATTACTACCGCAATTGTTGTGGTTCAAAAGCCTCAGAAGAAATTTAATGTTCAGTTTCTGCTTATCCCTGCTTGTCAATATAGGGATGTGGTTAGAACGCTTTGTGATCATTGTCACCACCCTATCCCGAGGCTATTTACCCTCCTCATGGGCATTGTTTTTTCCGAGTATGTATGATGTTGGGGTCTTTATTTTTTCTATCGGCCTGTTCTTTTTTCTGTTCCTGCTTTTTATCAGATATGTACCTGTAGTGACGATGTGGGAAGTAAAAGAAATGATTGAGACCCCTGTTAATAATACATCCAGAGAGCAATCAAAGGCACAAGAAAAAGGGGTAGAAAGCCACTGA